One window of the Trifolium pratense cultivar HEN17-A07 linkage group LG2, ARS_RC_1.1, whole genome shotgun sequence genome contains the following:
- the LOC123905091 gene encoding phosphatidylinositol N-acetylglucosaminyltransferase subunit C-like, with the protein MDLNLAGSDSSPPRPKWRKVAYGGMQPGYDDNHTDETFLEGMVMNASVVKRDMLKVMLDSVSISEYLCIVALVVLVWTYTLSSSLDENSLLLIDISLLVSGFLILLFTQEMLSLSLLLHYALNISFFITGLYVLAPIYQTLTRSISSDSIGAVTVSLLIIHLFLHDYSESTVKAPGVLKNPALTSCISVNASVVASVFIASRLPSRLHVFAIMLFSLQVFLFAPLVTYCIKKYSFCLHLCFSFSLMILTLSFVYTLHRLLFVLLLSLLVFVNLVCPYWLIRIQEYKFEINGPWDEAKLCFDITD; encoded by the coding sequence ATGGATCTTAATTTGGCTGGTAGTGATTCATCTCCACCTCGACCCAAATGGAGAAAAGTTGCATATGGCGGTATGCAACCTGGATATGATGACAATCATACGGATGAAACCTTTCTTGAAGGAATGGTCATGAATGCCAGTGTTGTAAAAAGGGACATGCTAAAGGTTATGCTGGACTCGGTTTCCATTTCTGAATATTTATGCATTGTTGCTCTTGTTGTCTTGGTCTGGACTTATACACTTTCATCCTCTCTCGATGAAAATTCGCTCTTGTTAATTGATATAAGTCTTCTTGTTTCAGGCTTTCTAATTCTCCTTTTTACTCAAGAAATGCTTTCACTTAGTCTTCTCCTTCATTATGCCCTGAATATCTCATTTTTCATAACTGGCTTATATGTTTTGGCTCCCATCTACCAAACTCTTACACGGTCTATCAGTTCAGATTCCATTGGAGCAGTAACTGTATCACTTCTCATAATTCACCTTTTCCTGCATGACTATTCAGAATCCACTGTCAAAGCCCCAGGGGTTCTCAAGAATCCTGCATTAACCAGTTGTATATCCGTAAATGCTTCTGTAGTCGCGTCGGTTTTTATTGCTTCTCGTCTTCCATCAAGACTACATGTGTTCGCCATCATGCTATTCTCTTTGCAGGTTTTCCTTTTCGCTCCACTGGTTACGTACTGCATTAAAAAGTATTCGTTCTGTTTACATCTATGCTTTTCTTTTAGTTTGATGATCCTTACATTAAGTTTTGTATACACACTGCATCGCTTGCTATTTGTGCTGCTACTTAGTTTGTTGGTTTTTGTCAACTTGGTCTGCCCTTATTGGCTTATAAGGATTCAAGAATACAAATTTGAGATCAATGGACCTTGGGACGAGGCTAAGCTTTGTTTTGATATTACAGACTGA
- the LOC123905092 gene encoding uncharacterized protein LOC123905092: MGSSSLPSSISTSQNKFQFGITKRDTKFSCSLSSTPSYNILQKSVPLAASIAILLWSTPAHAGFMSGISGLESVPGPQLPQIDFLKRFNEENQKKYAENDARFKETPLVKKLLEQSKLNKEKNSKEIENKYCLRGAEWGVGDCSAEGMSPDEREKFIAMLKERVGEK, encoded by the exons ATGGGTTCCTCTTCACTACCATCCTCCATTAGCACCTCTCAAAACAAGTTTCAGTTTGGTATAACAAAAAGAGACACAAAGTTTTCTTGCTCTTTATCTTCTACTCCTTCATATAACATTCTTCAAAAATCAGTTCCTTTGGCTGCATCAATTGCAATTCTTCTTTGGTCAACTCCTG CACATGCCGGATTTATGTCAGGAATCTCAGGACTAGAGTCTGTTCCTGGTCCTCAACTGCCACAGATTGACTTCCTCAAGCGTTTTAATG AAGAAAACCAGAAGAAATATGCTGAAAATGATGCAAGATTTAAAGAGACTCCCCTGGTGAAGAAACTGCTTGAGCAATCTAAGTTGAATAAAGAGAA GAATAGCAAGGAAATTGAGAACAAGTACTGCTTACGTGGGGCAGAATGGGGAGTTGGTGATTGTTCTGCAGAGGGAATGTCTCCAGATGAGAGGGAAAAATTCATAGCAATGTTGAAGGAGAGGGTTGGAGAAAAGTAA